TGGGTTTGTAGGCCACCTTTTCGGTGAGCACCGCAGACAGCCCCCCCGCCAGAAGGGATATGGCCCCCGCCGCCCAGATGTTCATCCCAAGGCCCCTTAGGGCGTAATAGCAGGTGTAGCCCCCTATGACCAGAAATCCGCCGTGGGCGAAGTTTGAGAATAGGAGGATCGAGTAGACCAACGAGTACCCTACCGCTATCAGCGCGTAAACGGAACCTAGGGACAGGCCGTTTATGACCTGCTGAACTACAGAGCCCCCCATCTTGAACACCTCTCTCTTGATGGTATACAAAGACCCCTTAACAAAAAGACCACCTCCCGCCTTTGTGTGGTGCGGATACCGCACATATGAATTGTATCAGAAAATTAGTTCACTTAGCCCTTGTTGAAAGGGCATGAAGCTGTAGGGGGCGCTAGGCCGCAATGGGCTATTCGCTTTTTATTTATAACTGCTTCGGGTTATTTAGAATAATAAGATAGGATTATATGAAATATTGCTTTCTGTATTTACGAGGCCCCCCGTCGGGCATCTTTTTTCGCAATTATGTGGATTTTGGCCTCTTCGCCCGGGAAGGGGTGGGGTGATAATATGCTGTCCAGGGGGTGATGTCATGTCAGCAGTCAACCTTTCAGTGGTGCCGGTGAAGATACCGGAGGGGTGTAACGTTATCCTTGGACAGAGTCACTTCATAAAGACCGTGGAGGACCTTTACGAGGCCCTGGCCACCTCTTCCCCTTCCCTGGAGTTCGGCATAGCCTTTTGTGAGGCCTCCGGGGACTGCCTGGTCAGAAGGGACGGCAACCGGGAGGATCTTGTGGAGGCTGCGGTATCAAACGCCCTTGCCATAGGGGCGGGACACCTGTTCGTCATCGTATTGAGGAATGGTTATCCCATCAACGTGCTGGATCGCATAAAGTCCATTCAAGAGGTCTGCTCCATCTACGCCGCCACCGCCAACCCCCTTCAGGTGGTTGTGGCGGCCACCGAGCAGGGGAGGGGCATCCTGGGTGTGGTGGACGGTTTCTCCCCCAAGGGGGTTGAGACGGAGGAACACGTGAGGGCCAGGAAGTCCCTGCTCAGGGACATAATAGGCTATAAGCGCTGACCTTCTGACAGCTTTAACCCCGCCATAAAGATCGCCATGGACAGGGCGAGTCCCACGTAAAGGGGCTCGCCCCCGTATCCTAGAGCTTCCCATCCCATGGTGCCCACAAGCCCCGCCACGGAGGCCCCAAGAGCCCACCTGGGACCGATCCTTCCGGGGAAGAGGACCGCCCCTATCATTGGGAAGAAGGTCCCAGACCCCCTAAGCCCCATGCTCATGTATCCCCAGTTGAGGATGGTGCCGTCTTTGCCGTTGAGGGCCACCAAGAGGGCCGACAGGACCACCGCCGCCACCGATGTCCTCAACACCAACATCTCTGTACCCCTGGCGTTTATGCCCTTGGAGGCCATGAAGCCTTCGATGGCGGGGGATACGAAATCCCTTGCCAGGTTTGTGGCCATACCCAACGAAAGCCCCGCCGCACAGCCCACGGTGGTTATAAACAGCGATGCCCATAGCATCCCTCCCACCATGGGGTTGAAGTGATGCACCACGAACCACGGAAGCGCATGGGAGGGCTCTATGTCCACCCCGGCGCTCCGAAGGGACAACCCGACCCATATCCCCATAAGTCCCAACGGCGGCATCAGTAGCGCCGAGAGGAAGGCTCCCTTCTTGGCGGTGGCCTCATCCTTGGCGGCGAATATGGATTGCAGGTATATCTGGGTTGAGAAGACCCCCACGATGAGCGCCGCGCATGCCCCCAGGTCCTTAAGGAACCCCCTGCCAAAGGGGTTGAGGTAGGGCTGGAACGGGAGGGTAGAGGCGATCTTCAGCGGCGTCTCCCCGATGCTCATGGCCTTGAAGGCGCAAAGGCCCATCAATATGTAGAGCATGAGGAGCTTTGCCTTTCCCAAGACTCCGTAGCTTTTAAGCCCCCCCGAGGCTATGAAGGCGAAAACCATGACCGCCATCAACCCAAGCGCCACGGGGGTCTTCACCTTTGCCACCGTTTCTATGAGGGCCGCGCCGGACAAAAACTGGGCCACCACTGACAGGAACGTCCCCGCCAGGGAAGATATGAGCACCGTGGCCGCCACCTTAGGCCCGAAGGCCTCCCGTATTATCTGGATTATGGTCTCCTTCCTGCCCCGCCTCAAGGGACCTGCCATGGTAAGGGCCAGCAAAAGACATCCTATCCCAGCCCCCAGGGTGAACCAGATGGCCGATAGCCCCCACATGTAGGCCATCTGGGCGGTTCCTATGGTGGAGGCCCCTCCGACCAAGGCCCCAAGCAGAACCCCAACCACCGACAAGGGGGATGACTTGCGGCCCGCCACGGTGAAATCCTCCGCCCCTTTGACGCCTCCCTTGGGCATGATCCCAAGCAGGGCGAACGAAAGCAGCACCAGCGCGACTCCGAAAAAGAAAAGCATAGTCACCATACCTCACCTCATGGGGTATCATACCCCATGAACACCATATCGAAGCAAGGAATGGGGAGATATTGCCATGTTGCGGAACCTTTTGTCATTTAAAAGATTTTTAGCTTCCCTTGCTTTGATCCTCTTGGGGTTGGCAGCATCGACCTCCTCGTGCCTAGGCGAGGACAGGGCGTCCCAGGGGGAAGAACTGTCATCCCTTAAGGAGGGCTGGGGGTGGCCCGTGGTGGTTATCCCCCCCGAAGGAGGGTGGGGGTCCCCGGAGGGGCAGTCGGTTAAATGGGCCTTAAGGACTGCGGAGATGGAGATCTCCAAGGTCCATGATGGAGTTCACGGCAGGGACGTGGTCTTCCTGTACCCGGACATATCTGGCCCGGAGGATGCGTTAAGACGCCTTAAGACCTGGCGGGCAATGAAGGCGGGGGTCATAGTATGCTTCGATCGAGGACCTGTCATGGAGGCTTTGGTCAAGGCATGCAGGGATGCAGGCCCTTCGGTTGTCCTGTCGGACGGCGAGGACCTCTCCCTCCGGGGGCCTTCCGGCAAGCCAAGTCCCTATCTTTTCGCCCTGGGGCTCTTCCGTAACTACAGGGCCAACGTGTTGTCCCAGCTGATGGCCAGGCGTTCCTTAAGGGGGGCTGTGATATCGGATAGGTACGACCCCGCCATGGCTCAGGGAGCCCAGGTCACCCTTGCGCTGTTGTCGAAACGTCAGCCCGATGTAAGGCTCTTCTGGCTCATGGGATCTGGGGACGCGGGATACAGGTACCGCCTGGCGGAGGCCTCCGCTGAGGGGGCAAAGGTGGTGGTAAGCTGGCTTGGCTCCATGGGCTCCCTTTCCCTTTGGAAGACCGCATATACATACCGCATGCCCTTGGAGATCTGGCACGGCGCATATCCAGACCAGAAGCTCCTCAAAGAAGCTCAAGGGCTATTGTACGTGGACGCGGATCATCTGCTGAATCTTAGGGAAAAGGAGCTGCAGGGGATACGGTGGAACATAATAAGGACCGTAAAAAGGGACGTGTCCAATCTGGTCAGCGCCGCCAAGGCCTACGCCCTGGGGGTTTGGGTCATAAAGGCCTACGATGCCGCGGGTTCCGCTGATCCCGCCAAGCTGGCGGCCTTTCTAAGATCCGCCAGGGATATCCCCCTTGCGGGGGAGATGCTTAACATAAGCCCCATTACCCACAGGCCTATGAAGAGGTCCGTGGGGGTCATACGAGTTAAGGATAAGTCCCCCGTTTTGGAGGAGGTGGTTCAGGTAAGCTCTGGCTCCGTTTTGGAGAAGTGATGCGCTTGTGTATCCTCGGATCTTTTGTTAATCTTTTCTCAAGTGTTTTTTGCTAACCGGGGATCACTACTGGGAGGGAGTTGTTAGACGATGAATCTTAGGGAGATAGTGGAAGCCATCGACGGTAGGGTGCTCTGCTGTGAGGATAAACTGGACGATGAGGTTCGCTCCGCCTACGCTTCGGATCTCATGAGCGACGTCCTTGCGTTCTGCACCCCTGGATCCATGCTGATAACCGGGTTGACCAACATCCAGATAGTAAGGACCGCCCAGATGCTGGATCTGTCGTCCATCCTTTTCGTAAGGGGAAAGGCCCCCCAGGAGGACACGGTTAAGTTGGCTCAGGGGAGCGGGATACCCATAATACTTTGCGGGCACAGCATGTACAAGGTGTGTGGAGAGCTGTACAAGATGGGGGTCCCCGCCTGCCATCTTCCCAGCGAGGGGGAATGATGAGCGGTGGATGTGCCGGTCAGCTTGGAGTACAGGGTTGAGGGAGACGATTTCCTAGCCGCCGGGGAGGCGTCCAACAACATAAAGGAGACGTTGAAGATGCTTGGCGTTCCTTCTGCCATATGCAGGAGGGCCGCTGTGGTAACCTATGAGATGGAGATGAACCTGGTAATACACGCCGGCGGCGGAACCCTTAAGGCCATGATATACCCGGACAAGCTGGAGATCCTGGCGGTTGATCAGGGGCCTGGCATACCGGATGTGGAGAAGGCCCTTCAAGAGGGCTGGTCCACTGCCCCGGATCATATAAGGGAGATGGGGTTCGGTGCCGGCATGGGGTTGCCTAACATCCGAAAGAACTCCGATGAGTTCAGCATAGAAACCGAGGTTGGAAGGGGTACTTCGGTGAGGTCGGTGATAATATTCCCCTCCTAGGGTGCAGGGGCTGCGGTCTACTATAGAAAGGCCAAGGGGTGGTCCTTTTGTCTCACAGCGTAAGGATATTCGAATCCGCATGCAAGGGGTGCGTAAATTGCCTTAAATCCTGTCCCACCGAGGCCATCAGGGTGGTGGACGGTTCCATAAGGATTCTGTCCGATCTCTGCATAGACTGCGGGGAGTGCCTTAGGACCTGCGGCAAAAAGGCCCTTGGCCTTGAGGAGGATGACTGGGACCTCATAAGATCCCACACCCCAGGGGTTTTGGCGGTGGACCCAACGTTCTTCGCGCAGTTTGGGGCCTATTGGCACCCTTCCATGGTGATAGAGTGCCTTAGGGAGTGGGGCCTTGAGATGATAACCTCCCAGGCGCCGAAGGCCTTCGACCTGGCGGCCTATGCGGTGGCCTCCGCGGTGGACACCGCATCGAGGGAGCAGCTTCCACTCATATCAACATACTGCCCTTCGGTGGTAAGGCTCATCCAAGTTCGCTTTCCCGAGCTTTTGGGTAGACTGGTGCCGGTTCAAAACCCACTTGACATAATGGGGGACCTTTGGCGCCATGAGACCGGCAGGGACGACCCAATAACTCTGCTTTCCCCGTGTCCCTCGAAGATCACCCTGGTGAGGAATCCGGTGTCCCGTTCCTCCAGCCCCTTTCAGCACGTGGTTTCCGTGAGAAAGGTTACAAGGCAGCTCCTGGCGGCGGGTCCCCAGGTGGCGGACAACCTGCCGGATCCCGTTAACAAACGTTGGCTTAAATGGGCCCTGAGGGGAGGCGAGGCAAGGCACGTGAGGGCCTTTGCCTCCAAACCCATTGTCACGTTGGCGGTATCGGGGCTTAGAAATACCCTTGACCTCCTTCAGGACCTTGAACTGGGACGCCTTGCGGGGGTGGACTTCGTGGAGTGCCGCATATGCGACCTGGGCTGCATAGGCGGCATCGCCAACGCAGAGTCCCGCTTCCTGGCGAGCCTCCGGCTGCAGCCCCTGCCGGCTCCATGGGAGATAGAAGCCGACGAAAGGGAAGAGCTGGCGGCGATGTACGAAAGTGGCATATGGGCATTGGAGAAGCCCGTGCCCCCCCGCCCACGGATCCCACTTTCTGAAAACCTGACGGAGGCCATGGCCAAGCTGAAGGAGATGAAGGCCATATACGCCGAACTTCCCCACATAGACTGCGGATCCTGCGGCAGGCCCTCGTGCAATGCCATGGCGGAGGATATAGTAAGGGGCGAGGGGGAGATTACGGACTGCATATTTAAGCTAAGAGACGAGATATCCGACCTTGCAAATCGAATAGTCCTTCTCTCCAAGAGCGTGCCTCATACGATGAAAGGAAGGAGCTGATCCCCCCTTGAAGGTCAAGGATTTGGCAGCTGCCCTAGGGGGTACCGTATACTCTGAGGGGAATCAAGATGCGCAGGTGCTCCATGGGATAGTTGGAGACCTCCTGAGCCACGTCATGGGCACTGCCCCTGAATCCGCTGCTTGGGTAACAATCCAGACCCACGTCAACGTGGCGGCGGTGGCGGTGCTGAAGGATATGCCCATGGTGATACTGGCTTGCGGGAGAGAGCCTTCGCCGGACCTGGCGGACCGCTGCGCCAAGGAGGGCATATGCCTGGTTTCAACTCCGATGTCTGCCTTTGCGGTATGTTCCCTGCTGGGGTCCATGGGGCTTAAGGGTTGATGAGGGTTTTCAACCTGGATCTTCACCTGCACTCAGTTCTGTCCCCCTGTGGCGACCTTGAGATGGGGTTAGGGGACATAGCCCGCAGGGCCATGGAGATTGGGCTTGACGGTCTGGCCCTTACGGATCACAACAGCTGTGCCAACGTAAGGGGCCTTCTGGACGCCGCGGATGCCCTTAATACGCCTCTTTGGGTCATCCCTGGCTGTGAGGTGCAGACCGAGGAGGATATACACGTGGTGGCCCTGTTTGAGGGAGTTGATGCCGCCATGGACTTTCAGGATTGGCTTTTTGAGCGTCTTGGTCCGGTGATGAACGATCCCGACGTGTTCGGTTACCAGTTGGTGGTGGACAAGGATGGGAACATACTCGATCAGGTTGATAAACTCCTTGTGCAGGGAGTTTCCGCCGATGTTGATAGGGTGCTCCAAGAGATTCGAGCTCGTGACGGAATCTCAATCCTGTCGCACGTGGACAGGCCGTCCTTTTCATACACCGCCGTTTTGGGGCCCGTGCCGGAGGACCTGGACGTGGACGGCATAGAGATATCCTCAAGGGCATCGGAAGAGCAGGTTCGACAGTTGATGGCCTCCCTGCCCGCCGGCAGGTTCCCCTTCATAAGGTCATCCGACGCCCATAACCTTTCCCAGATGTCAATTGAAAGGTGTACCAAGTTCCTTTTGGAGAAGCCATCCTTTGATGAACTAAGACTGGCGTTTCGCGGCGAGGGCGGCAGAGGGATCGCCGAGCCATGGCCCTTTCCTCTAAGTTTGCTTGCTGGAGAGTGATAGTTCAATAATGCCTTCCAATCAATCTAAGCCCCATGGCTCGAAGATATCATCCCGCTATCGGTGCTCTTCCTGTGATTTCGTAAGCCTCACCATGGTTGGGCGATGCCCGTCCTGTGGCGCCTGGGGCACCATGGAGAAGGAGGACGTCCTGCCGATATCATCCGCGGCGGCGGAAGGGCCCCCTCCCGAGGCGGTGACGTTGGATCAGGTGATTCCTGAAAAGAGGATATTAAGCGGCCTGGAGGATCTGGACCTGGTCCTTGGCGGCGGGTGGCTTCCCGGCGGGGTGGTGCTGCTGGGCGGCGAACCGGGGGTTGGCAAATCCACGCTGCTTCTTCAATCCTGCGCTTCCGTAGCTTCCTCCGGCAGGCGGGTTTTGTACGTCTCCGGCGAGGAGACCGCCTCCCAGATAGCCATGAGGGCAAGGCGCCTCGGGCTTAAGGGGTCCGAAAACCTCAAGATTCTGGTATGTCAGGATGTCCTAAGGGCGGTAGCGGCGGCGGAGGATTTTGGATGCCAGTTCTTCGTACTGGACAGCGTACAGGCCCTAAGGCACCCGGAGGCTACCGGTTGGCCCGGTTCCCCAAACCAGGTGAGGGCGGTTGCGGAGAACGTGATCGGATTTGCCAAGCACTCGATGGCATCGGCGGTGATGATAGGCCACATAACCAAACAGGGTGCCATAGCGGGCCCCAAGGCGCTGGAGCACCTGGTGGATGTGGTGCTCCTGTTCTTCGGGGAGAGGTCGTCTAGAAACAGGCTGCTTAGGGCGGAGAAAAATCGTTTTGGCAGCACCGACGAGCTAGGCATATTTGAGATGGGAGAAGGGGGCTTGCGGGCGGTGTTGGATCCCAGCGCCCTCTTCTGGGGCGACGAGGACGGGGTTTCGGGGGTTGCCATGGGGGTTCCCATGGAGGGCTCAAGGCCCATACTATCGGAGATTCAGGCCCTGGTCTCCCAGTCCCCCTTTCCCTACCCCAAGCGGGCCTCAAAGGGGGTTGAGCTCAACAGGCTTCAGCTCATGCTGGCGGTTATGGAGAGGCGTTGCGGCATCTCCTTAAGGTCCAGCGACGTTTACCTTAACGTGGCGGGGGGGCTTACCCTGCAGGATCCCGCCGTTGACCTGGCGGTTTTCATGTCCTTGGTAAGCGCCGCAAAGGACGCGCCCCTTGACCTTAGGACCTGTTTTATAGGCGAGGTTGGCCTTGCCGGTGAGGTAAGGCCTGTGCCGAGGCTGGCGAACAGGATCAGGGAGGCGGAGCGTTTCGGGTGCAGCCGATTTTTCGTAAGTTACAAGGGAGCTCAGGAATTCAGGGTAGATGGTATCATACCCGTAAGGAACGTAAGGGAAGCGGTGGATCTGGTGTTTCGGTGAGGCGATATCAAATATCATTTTTTCGCTGATAGGGGGAGTGCGGTTCTTGGAGGCATTGCCTATGGGCTACCCTTGGTGGATGTGGCTTATCTTGGTTGGGGCGGTGGTTTTGGTGGCCATCCTTTCCGTAAGGGCCCTCCGTCAGAAGCCTTCCTTCGGCCTTGAGGGCATGGAGGGGGCTCAGGCGGTGGCCCTGACGGACCTTTCTCCCGGGGGCACCGTGTTCTGCCACGGGGAGATTTGGAAGGCCCGGTCCCTGGCGGGAAGGTTACCAAAGGGGGCTTCAGTGGTGGTTGAGAGGGTCGATGGCCTGGTGCTTTTGGTGCGCCCCATTGAAGAAGAGGGGGCGGAGGAGGAGAGGAGGGGGATTTAAATGTTTGATTTGTTGTGGTTTATCCTGGACATGGGTGGGAGCATCTTTGGGCTGCTCTTCATCATTTTGGTTCTCACCTCCTCGATAAAGGTGGTGCCGGAGTATCAGCGGGCGGTGGTGTTCCGTCTTGGTCGGCTCATAAAGGCAAAGGGGCCGGGGCTGATCGTGGTCATCCCCTTCATAGACCGGGTGATGAAGGTGGACCTTAGGGTGGTAACCTTGGACGTCCCGGTTCAGGAGGTCATAACCAAGGATAACGTCCCCATAAAGGTTAACGCGGTGGTCTACTTCCGGGTCATGGACCCCTCCCGCTCGGTGGTTGAGGTGGAGAACCACATAATGGCCACCAGCCAGCTCTCTCAGACGACCTTGCGGTCCGTGATAGGTAGGTCCGAGCTGGATGAGGTGCTTTCCGCCAGGGACAAGATCAACATGGAGCTGCAGCAGATAATAGACGAGAGGACCGATCCGTGGGGAATAAAAGTGAGTGCCGTTGAGGTTAAGGAACTGGAGCTCCCAGAGGGCATGAAGAGGGCCATGGCGCGCCAGGCGGAGGCGGAGAGGGAGCGCCGCGCCAAGGTGATAGCCGCGGAAGGTGAGCTCCAGGCCGCCAGGGCGCTCTCTGAGGCCGCAGGGGTCATGGAGAGCTCCCCCATAACGCTCCAGCTCAGGTACCTTCAGACCCTGAGGGAGGTGGCCAGCGAGAAGAACTCCACCACCCTGTTCCCCCTCCCCATCGACCTTATAAGGCCTTTCCTGGAGAAGAAGGGGTCCTGAAGCCGAGAAGCAGCTTAAGAATCGCAGGTTTAGCCTGTCCCGGAGGGGCCTTAGCCCCTCCGTTTTGCTATAGCCCCGTTGGGTGGTTATAATGTGGCCCATTACGGATGAAGCAAAGTCTACGGTCATGGAGGCGAGGGGTATGGCTTACGATTTTGGCACCATAGAGCCCAAGTGGCAGAAGGCGTGGGAGGAGAGCGGTGCTTTTCACGTTGAGACCGGAGGGGATAAGCCGAAGTTCTACTGTCTTGAGATGTTCCCCTATCCAAGCGGGGCCCTTCACATGGGACACCTTAGGAACTACTCCATAGGGGACCTGATGGCCCGGTTCCTCAGGATGAGAGGCTATAACGTGCTGTATCCCATAGGATTCGACGCCTTCGGCCTCCCGGCGGAGAACGCGGCCCTTAAGTTCGGAGTTCAGCCTGCGGATTGGACCTGGAAGAACATAGAGCATATGACCAGCCAGCTGAAGCGGATGGGATGCAGCTATGACTGGCGCAGGCGGGTGGAGACCTGCAACTCTGACTATTACCGTTGGACCCAGTGGCTTTTCCTTCAGTTCTTCAAGAAGGGGCTTGCCTACCGAAAGGAGGCCCCGGTGAACTGGTGCGAGTCATGCAAGACCGTTCTGGCCAACGAGCAGGTGGTGGACGGAGGGCACTGTTGGCGGTGCGGAACTACGGTCACCAAGAGAAACCTGAAGCAGTGGTTCTTGAGGATAACCGACTATGCCCAGGAGCTGCTGGATTGTCTTGACTCCCTTACCGGTTGGCCGGAGAGGGTTCGGATGATGCAGCGAAATTGGATAGGCAGGTCCGAAGGGGTTCGTCTGAGCTTCAAGGTTGATGGCACGGACCTTGAGATAGAGGCCTTTACCACCCGGATAGATACCATCTATGGGGTCACCTTTGTGGCTTTGGCGGCGGAAAACCCGCTGGTAAGACGCCTTGCGGAGCTGTCCCCCAAGGGGCAGGAGATACTGGACTTTGCGGCTAAGGTAATGCGCCAGAGCGAGATAGAGAGGAGCTCCGTGGGGGCCGAGAAGGAAGGTTTCGACACCGGGTTCTTCGCCGTGAGCCCCGTTGACGGCCGCAGGATACCCATATGGATAGCCAACTACATCCTCATGGACTACGGGACCGGGGCGATCATGGGGGTTCCCGCCCATGACCAGAGGGATTTTGAGTTCGCCAGGAAGTACGGGATTAAGGTCATAACGGTTATAAGGCCGGTGGACGGTCAGATCCCCGACGGAAACTCCATGGAGTCCGCCTTCGAGGACGATGGCATCCAGTGCAACTCCGGTGAGTTCGACGGTCTTCCTACCAGGGAGGCCATTCCAAGGATGGCCCAGTGGTTTGAGGATAAGGGATGGGGACGCAGGGAGGTCAACTACCGTTTGAGGGATTGGCTCATATCCCGCCAGCGTTACTGGGGAGCCCCCATACCGGTGGTCTATTGTGAGCATTGTGGAATAGTCCCCGTGCCGGAGGAGGAGTTGCCAGTCACCCTTCCCATGGACGTAACGGTTCTGGAGGGAGGTGGTTCCCCGTTGCCAGAGGCCGCCCATTGGGTCAACACCAAGTGCCCCTCCTGCGGAGGACCTGCCAGACGCGAGACCGATACCATGGACACGTTCATATGCTCATCCTGGTACTTCCTCCGCTACACTTCCCCCTGGAGCGACGATGCCCCCTTTAGGATGGAGGACGTTTCCTACTGGATGCCGGTTGATCAATATATAGGTGGCATAGAGCACGCGTGCTTGCACCTCATATATGCAAGGTTCTTCACCAAGGTCTGCTCGGACCTCGGACTCTTGCCGCCCAGGGTGAGGGAGCCCTTTACCAACCTTCTGACCCAGGGAATGGTCATAAAGGACGGATCCAAGATGTCCAAGTCGAAGGGCAACGTGGTGGATCCCGACGAGATAATAAGGCGTTACGGGGCGGATACTGCAAGGCTCTTCATCCTCTTTGCCGCTCCTCCGGAGAAGGACCTCGACTGGTCCGACAAGGGAGTGGAAGGAGCTCACCGTTTCCTCGGCAGGGTCTTCCGCCTTGTGGAGGACAACCTGGAGGAGCTGAAGGCCGCGCCTAAACCTATGGAAGTGGGCTCCATAGAGGATAAGGCCGTGAGGGATCTTAAGCGCCTGATCCACAGGACGGTGGAGAAGGTTACAAGGGACATAGAGACCGAGAAACAGTTTAACACTGCGGTGGCAAGCCTTATGGAGCTGAGCAACGCGTTAGGATCTCTTAAGTCCCGTACACCGGAGGCCAGGAGCGTTTTCAGGGAAGGGGTTGAGTCCCTCTTGCTCTGCCTTGCCCCGTTTACACCCCACATATGCGAGGAGCTTTGGGGGATGATGGGCAATGGGGGGATGATATCCTTAGCCCCATGGCCCGAGGTTGACGAGGAATGTTTGAAACTTGAGGACGTCACCGTGGTGTTCCAGGTTAACGGAAAGGTTAGGGAGGGGATCATAGTTCCAGCTGGCCTTTCCAGGGAGGAGCTCCAGCGGGTCGTTATGGACGACCCGAGGGTGGTCAAGCGGCTGGAGGGCAAGGAGGTAGTGAAGGTAATAGCGGTGCCGGATAAGCTGGTCAATGTGGTGGTGAAGCCCTAGTGCCCCACCTGGTCATATTGGCGGGGGAGCCCTCCTCTTGGCGGGGGCTCCTCAGCACCGCTGCCCAAAAAATGGGCTTTTCAACCTCCGATGTGATACGAAGAAGCTGTGAGAGCTGGGCTGAGGTGTTGGCGGATAGCGCATCCGGAGGGCTATTCTCTGAGAGGTCCTTCTCCCTTGTGGAGGCGGGAAGGGATCTCGGCCCCTTCCCGGAGCCGTTGTTGCCCCTACTGGAGGGGCCGGACGCTTTGGGGGTGGTCCTTGTAACCGCGGAGCAGGTCCCCAAGGGGCTGGAAGAGCTGGTGTCCCGCGGTTCTAAGAAGGTGTCCTTATACTTGGATCAGCCCATCCCCAGGTTCGGTGCGGAGAGGCTCCGATGGATCTACGACAGGGCCAAGATGGAAGGGCTTGTGATGACCAGGGATGCCTTGGCGTTCATATCCGAGTCATTCGAGGACCGGGAGGAGATATGCGGGGAGCTGAGAAAGCTATCGCTGCTTGGGCGGGAGGTTTCCCTTGAGGACGTGGCGGCCCTCTGCGTGGGGGATGGACAGAGGCGGCTGGTGTCCTTCCTGGACGACCTGTGTCTTGGAAGGCGTTTGCAGGCCATAGGGGGGCTTGAATTTCTCAAGCGCCGAGATGACCTGTTGCCGGTGATAACCGCCCTTCATAACAGGTTTCGACTGGCCTTTTACGTCGCCCGTTTTGGTGAAAGGTGGGTCCAGGGGGC
This sequence is a window from Thermanaerothrix sp.. Protein-coding genes within it:
- a CDS encoding DRTGG domain-containing protein, which encodes MNLREIVEAIDGRVLCCEDKLDDEVRSAYASDLMSDVLAFCTPGSMLITGLTNIQIVRTAQMLDLSSILFVRGKAPQEDTVKLAQGSGIPIILCGHSMYKVCGELYKMGVPACHLPSEGE
- a CDS encoding NfeD family protein is translated as MEALPMGYPWWMWLILVGAVVLVAILSVRALRQKPSFGLEGMEGAQAVALTDLSPGGTVFCHGEIWKARSLAGRLPKGASVVVERVDGLVLLVRPIEEEGAEEERRGI
- a CDS encoding adenosine-specific kinase; its protein translation is MSAVNLSVVPVKIPEGCNVILGQSHFIKTVEDLYEALATSSPSLEFGIAFCEASGDCLVRRDGNREDLVEAAVSNALAIGAGHLFVIVLRNGYPINVLDRIKSIQEVCSIYAATANPLQVVVAATEQGRGILGVVDGFSPKGVETEEHVRARKSLLRDIIGYKR
- the radA gene encoding DNA repair protein RadA, producing the protein MPSNQSKPHGSKISSRYRCSSCDFVSLTMVGRCPSCGAWGTMEKEDVLPISSAAAEGPPPEAVTLDQVIPEKRILSGLEDLDLVLGGGWLPGGVVLLGGEPGVGKSTLLLQSCASVASSGRRVLYVSGEETASQIAMRARRLGLKGSENLKILVCQDVLRAVAAAEDFGCQFFVLDSVQALRHPEATGWPGSPNQVRAVAENVIGFAKHSMASAVMIGHITKQGAIAGPKALEHLVDVVLLFFGERSSRNRLLRAEKNRFGSTDELGIFEMGEGGLRAVLDPSALFWGDEDGVSGVAMGVPMEGSRPILSEIQALVSQSPFPYPKRASKGVELNRLQLMLAVMERRCGISLRSSDVYLNVAGGLTLQDPAVDLAVFMSLVSAAKDAPLDLRTCFIGEVGLAGEVRPVPRLANRIREAERFGCSRFFVSYKGAQEFRVDGIIPVRNVREAVDLVFR
- a CDS encoding PHP domain-containing protein codes for the protein MRVFNLDLHLHSVLSPCGDLEMGLGDIARRAMEIGLDGLALTDHNSCANVRGLLDAADALNTPLWVIPGCEVQTEEDIHVVALFEGVDAAMDFQDWLFERLGPVMNDPDVFGYQLVVDKDGNILDQVDKLLVQGVSADVDRVLQEIRARDGISILSHVDRPSFSYTAVLGPVPEDLDVDGIEISSRASEEQVRQLMASLPAGRFPFIRSSDAHNLSQMSIERCTKFLLEKPSFDELRLAFRGEGGRGIAEPWPFPLSLLAGE
- a CDS encoding 4Fe-4S dicluster domain-containing protein; this translates as MSHSVRIFESACKGCVNCLKSCPTEAIRVVDGSIRILSDLCIDCGECLRTCGKKALGLEEDDWDLIRSHTPGVLAVDPTFFAQFGAYWHPSMVIECLREWGLEMITSQAPKAFDLAAYAVASAVDTASREQLPLISTYCPSVVRLIQVRFPELLGRLVPVQNPLDIMGDLWRHETGRDDPITLLSPCPSKITLVRNPVSRSSSPFQHVVSVRKVTRQLLAAGPQVADNLPDPVNKRWLKWALRGGEARHVRAFASKPIVTLAVSGLRNTLDLLQDLELGRLAGVDFVECRICDLGCIGGIANAESRFLASLRLQPLPAPWEIEADEREELAAMYESGIWALEKPVPPRPRIPLSENLTEAMAKLKEMKAIYAELPHIDCGSCGRPSCNAMAEDIVRGEGEITDCIFKLRDEISDLANRIVLLSKSVPHTMKGRS
- a CDS encoding ABC transporter substrate-binding protein, translated to MAASTSSCLGEDRASQGEELSSLKEGWGWPVVVIPPEGGWGSPEGQSVKWALRTAEMEISKVHDGVHGRDVVFLYPDISGPEDALRRLKTWRAMKAGVIVCFDRGPVMEALVKACRDAGPSVVLSDGEDLSLRGPSGKPSPYLFALGLFRNYRANVLSQLMARRSLRGAVISDRYDPAMAQGAQVTLALLSKRQPDVRLFWLMGSGDAGYRYRLAEASAEGAKVVVSWLGSMGSLSLWKTAYTYRMPLEIWHGAYPDQKLLKEAQGLLYVDADHLLNLREKELQGIRWNIIRTVKRDVSNLVSAAKAYALGVWVIKAYDAAGSADPAKLAAFLRSARDIPLAGEMLNISPITHRPMKRSVGVIRVKDKSPVLEEVVQVSSGSVLEK
- a CDS encoding sodium:solute symporter family protein, producing MLFFFGVALVLLSFALLGIMPKGGVKGAEDFTVAGRKSSPLSVVGVLLGALVGGASTIGTAQMAYMWGLSAIWFTLGAGIGCLLLALTMAGPLRRGRKETIIQIIREAFGPKVAATVLISSLAGTFLSVVAQFLSGAALIETVAKVKTPVALGLMAVMVFAFIASGGLKSYGVLGKAKLLMLYILMGLCAFKAMSIGETPLKIASTLPFQPYLNPFGRGFLKDLGACAALIVGVFSTQIYLQSIFAAKDEATAKKGAFLSALLMPPLGLMGIWVGLSLRSAGVDIEPSHALPWFVVHHFNPMVGGMLWASLFITTVGCAAGLSLGMATNLARDFVSPAIEGFMASKGINARGTEMLVLRTSVAAVVLSALLVALNGKDGTILNWGYMSMGLRGSGTFFPMIGAVLFPGRIGPRWALGASVAGLVGTMGWEALGYGGEPLYVGLALSMAIFMAGLKLSEGQRL